The window AATTATAGCTATCATATTAGAAAAAAATTAGATTCTGCTTCTATGTTAAAAGCAGCTCAATATTTAGTTGGGACTCATGATTTTTCATCATTTCGAGCTTCTGGTTGTGGTGCTAATACTACAGTTAGGACTATAAATAGTTTCAAAATAAATAGAATAGAAAATAATATTATATGTAGAGTTGATGGTAGTGGTTTTTTATATAACATGATTAGAATTATGGTTGGTACTTTACTTGAGGTTGGGTTTAATAAATTACAAGTCAAGGAAGTAAAAGAAATATTAGAAGCTAAAGATAGGACTGAAGCTGGACCTACAGCACCAGCTCATGGTTTAAGATTAATTAAAGTAAAATATTGAAAGAACTTGACAGGTTGAAGTTCTTATAATAAAATTAACTAGTGAGGTTTTATAATTTAATTTAGTTAATTAGCCCCGGACTCACCTTAATATATATTTTTTATTACATTGTTAGAAGGAGGGAAGAAGATGACTACTTATATGGCAAATCCTAATAAAATAGAAAGAAACTGGCTTATAGTGGACGCTGAAGGTAAGACTTTAGGTAGATTAGCTAGTGAGATTGCAACAGTTTTAAGAGGAAAACATAAGCCAATCTATACACCAAATGTTGACACAGGTGATTATGTAATTGTTGTTAATGCTGAGAAGATTAAATTAACAGGTAAGAAGCTGCAACAGAAGATGTATCATAAGCATTCTGGGTATCCTGGTGGATTAAAGTCAATGACTTATGATGAGTTATTATCTAAACATCCTGAGAGAGTAATGAAATTGGCAGTTAAAGGTATGTTACCTAAAAATAAATTAGGTCGTAAAATGCTTAAGAAGCTAAAGATTTATGCTGGTTCTGAGCATCCTCATGAAGCTCAAGAGCCAAAAGAATTAGATATATAACGGATAGATAATAATAATATATTTTAGAGAGGAGGATTACAATGGCAGAGGTTGATTACTTAGGAACTGGTAGAAGAAAGCATTCTTCAGCTAGAGTAAGATTACGTCCAGGGACTGGTGAGATTATAGTAAATGAGAAGTCAATAGATGAATATTTTAATCGTAGAACTTTAATAAAATTGATTGAACAGCCTTTAGAAATTACAGAGACTGTTGGTGAATTTGATATCATAGTTAATGTAGAAGGTGGAGGATTATCTGGACAGGCAGGAGCAGTTTGTCACGGTATTGCTCGGGCTTTATTAGAAGTTGAGGATAACTATCGTACACCTTTAAAGAAAGCAGGACTTCTAACTAGAGATCCAAGAATGAAAGAACGTAAAAAGTATGGTCGTAAAAAAGCACGAAAGTCAACTCAGTTCTCAAAAAGATAATCAAATTTACTATCAAAAGGAAGAGTATATACTCTTCCTTTTTATTTTGAGATGATTTAA is drawn from Selenihalanaerobacter shriftii and contains these coding sequences:
- the rplM gene encoding 50S ribosomal protein L13, whose translation is MTTYMANPNKIERNWLIVDAEGKTLGRLASEIATVLRGKHKPIYTPNVDTGDYVIVVNAEKIKLTGKKLQQKMYHKHSGYPGGLKSMTYDELLSKHPERVMKLAVKGMLPKNKLGRKMLKKLKIYAGSEHPHEAQEPKELDI
- the rpsI gene encoding 30S ribosomal protein S9, with protein sequence MAEVDYLGTGRRKHSSARVRLRPGTGEIIVNEKSIDEYFNRRTLIKLIEQPLEITETVGEFDIIVNVEGGGLSGQAGAVCHGIARALLEVEDNYRTPLKKAGLLTRDPRMKERKKYGRKKARKSTQFSKR